The DNA region CAACTCCGACGAGCTCTTCGAGAGGCCGGAGAAAGCCAGAACCCTCCTTTACCTTACGGACAACTGCGGGGAGGTTTACTTCGACAGGCTCTTTGTAGGGGCGCTCAAAAAGTCCTTGCGGGGTTAATGGAGAAGGGCGAACTCAAGCACGGGGTCGGCTATGCCGTAGGTCACGTTTCTCCCCTCAACCCTCTTTTCTACGAAGGAAGCTTTCAGGAGCGCGTTGAGGAGCCTTGCCAGTGCGGCATCTTCGATCTCCCTCTTCTCCTTTCTTTCGACCTCTCTCTTCAGCTCGCCCCATGTGTTCTTACCCGAGGCTATCGCCCGGAGAACGGTCAGATAGCGCCTTCTCGCAAGGGGGCGCTTTTCAAGGAAGCGCTTGAGCTCTGCCAAAGCGAGCCTGGATGCCTCTTCAAGAACCTTATAGATAACCTCCTCCCTAAGACCTTCCCTGAGCGAAACCACACCGAACTTTACGAGCCAGCCCACTATTCCGTCGAGCCTGTCAATGGCATTCTCAAGAACTTCCTCCGGGGCATCAATGCCAGCCTGCTCAAAGCCCTTCCTGAGGAAGTCCAGGCTCTGCTCCCTTGAAAATCTTAAAAGCTCTATCTCTTGGAAGGCCCTCCCGTAGAGGGGAGCATCGGGGTTCTCAACGCCGAGGAAGTCGTATAGGAGGCCAATTTCTGAACCGGTCAGGATGAATGTTGTCTCCCCGTAGTCGTAGAAGTGGGCTATCAGGGAGGCAAGTTCTTTTCCAGCCGGCCCTCTCGCTTCCTGGACTTCATCGAAGGCTATAACAAAGCCCTCGCCTTCGAGCGCCGAAATCAGGGAGTAAAGCGTTTCCGGGTTCTTCCACGAGAGCGAGACACCGATTTCCGAAAGGTTCACGCCTTCTATGAGTTTTATCTTCTTCTTCAGCCTCGCAAAGAGGGAGGCGTTCTTTGAGAGATACTCATTTAGCGCCGCCTGAAAGCGGAGGTAGAGGTCGCGCCTTGAGTTCGGGTTCACCCCGCGGAGGTCTACTATCACGTGCGGAACCCTGGCTTCGTTGAGGGCAACCCTCAGGAGAGAGGTCTTCCCGAGTCTGCGGATTCCCTTGAGAACCACCAGCGGTTTACGGGATTCAATGGAGGTGAGTATCTCCTCAAGCTCCCCCTCCCTGTCGTACAGGTCCTCCCTCCTGCTCTTGGGCCTCTCGTCGAAGTACAAACTAACACCCCGATAGTATGCTAACACCACGATAGTTAAAAGGGTTACGGTTGGGTGGCCGGGGGATTAATATTAACCGAACAGAGTGAAAAGGTGTTTTTGTCCTTCGTGGGGGACTGCCCCGGGCAAAATCGCCCGAAGACCCCAATACTCGGGGCCCGGCGCTTTATGAGCTTGAAAAATGCAACAATCCGTTAAGTTGCCCTCTTCTCCTTTTCCGGGAACTTCCAGCTCTTCGTTATCTTCGTTACGTTCCTCACGAGGGCCCTCTCCTCTGGATGCCTTGAGACGAGCTCTTCCAGGAAGGAAATCAGCCCATCGTATGCAGGCCTGTCAATCGGGAAGGGAACGCGATCCTTGCCGCCGACGGCGTAGCTGAACTTGAAGGGATCTGGCGGGTGGGTTACAGGATCCTTCCAGCTCGGGTGGACGTCGTAAACCAGCTCGAGGACGAGCGAGAGGGCCCTCAGAGTGCCCGGCCCGAGGCCTTTCACAAGAAGAAACTCCTCGTAGTTGCTCACGCCCAGCTCGCGGGCGAACTCCAGGGCTTTTTTATTCAGCTCAAACTTTCCGAGGCTCCCGTAACGCTTGAGAATAGCTTTTTCCCCGGGCTCGCGGGGCCTGTAATAGACGAGCGGCATATACCCCTTCGCCATGGTCTTCAAGCCCTCAAGCTCTGACTTAGGGCTCGGGGTCGAGCTCGTAGAGCTCGGCTATCTTCTTCAGCTCCTCGGGAGTTGCCCTGCTCTTCTTCCCCTTCCCTCCGGCCGCTTTTACCCCAAGCTCTTCCTCCCAGAGGGCGTCCTTTATCATGCCGGCCGTTACAGTTGTCGAGCCACTGCTGTCCCAGTCCATTCCGATAACGTTGTTGAAGGCCTGAAACCATATGGGGTCGGAGAGCCTCTCGAGGAGGCCCTTCGTGTATTCCTCAACTGCCAGGATGAGGACTAACCGGGTGAGCTTCCTCATCCGCCGGGCGAGCCAGGCCGGGACATGCCCGCCGTGGAGGGGCAGGTCAGCGACGTTCCTCATCGGAGTTATTTGGGCCTTTGGTGTTTTAACGGTTGTCCCTTAAAATCCTCGGGATTTTCCGTGCTTTTCCGCAAAATGCCCGGAGGATGTTGTGTGCATAGAAGGGAAAGCCTTTTTACCCCCCGTTTCGAGAGTGGTCTGAAGGTTTAACGCTCACGGAGGGTTGGAGATGGGAGTTGAAAAGGTTCCGAAGTACGACATCCCGACCAGGAAGGTTGACT from Thermococcus zilligii AN1 includes:
- a CDS encoding AAA family ATPase, which codes for MYFDERPKSRREDLYDREGELEEILTSIESRKPLVVLKGIRRLGKTSLLRVALNEARVPHVIVDLRGVNPNSRRDLYLRFQAALNEYLSKNASLFARLKKKIKLIEGVNLSEIGVSLSWKNPETLYSLISALEGEGFVIAFDEVQEARGPAGKELASLIAHFYDYGETTFILTGSEIGLLYDFLGVENPDAPLYGRAFQEIELLRFSREQSLDFLRKGFEQAGIDAPEEVLENAIDRLDGIVGWLVKFGVVSLREGLREEVIYKVLEEASRLALAELKRFLEKRPLARRRYLTVLRAIASGKNTWGELKREVERKEKREIEDAALARLLNALLKASFVEKRVEGRNVTYGIADPVLEFALLH
- a CDS encoding ARMT1-like domain-containing protein, whose translation is MGLKTALKLAITGNVIDFAVGYSPERIEEDVKAMLKEELYVDNSDELFERPEKARTLLYLTDNCGEVYFDRLFVGALKKSLRG